TATTTTTATGTGGTTTTTTCTTTTTAAATGCGCAGGAGAAAAAAGATTCGCTTTATTATAAAATAGAGGAATTTTCGGATAAAAGAAAAGTCACCAAATTCATTCACCGTTTCATATTCCGCAGGGAGGCAGATTCATCCTCTGTTAAATCCAGAACCGAAAAACTCCTGCAGGAGACCTATAACAAAAGATACATCAGAAATGTCCGTATTGAAACTATTGACCCTTTTGGATATGGCTCTCAAAACCATAAAGAAAAATTAAAATGGTACGACTGGGTAGCAGACAAACTTCATTCCGCTACAAAAGCATCTACTGTTAATAATTATCTTCTTTTTAAGAAAGGGGAAGAATATAATGCCCAGAAACTCTATGAATCCGAACGTTTGCTGAGAACAATGCCTTTTATAAACAGGGTTAACATCAGTGTTTCCGACAGTACTTCCGGCAAAGATTCTATTGATGTTGTTGTAAAAATTCTCGATTCCTGGAGTCTGAAACCGAGCCTAAGCTATTCTGGAAGTAAGATTGGCCTGGGAATTAGAGAGGAAAATGTATTGGGTTTAGGTCACACGCTTGATTTTCTTTACAGAAACGATTCCAAAGAAAAACAAAATTATCTTTTGGGAAGTTACACCACTTATAATCTTTTTGGAACTTACATTAATGCCCAAATTCTGGGTGAACGGGATTTTCTCAAGAATGAAAGAATCAATTTCAATATGAGGAGAGATTTTTTTTCACCCCTCACAAAATGGGCAGGTGGCTTTACTTTTGAATATTTTATGCGAAATGTTTCACTTCCTACAGAAACCGATACTACTTTTCCGGAAGGTCAGATCAAGGTATACAGTCAGGATTTATGGGGCGGTTATCAGATACCGGTTTCCTCTGATCCGGGTGAAAAAGTAGCCAGCAATATTGCTATTATAGGAAGATTCCAGAATTATCAGTATAAAGACAGTCCGGAAATAGATCAGTATAGATATTTCAGCTCTTATAACAGTTTTTTGATGTCCGTTGGGCTTATTAGCAGAAAATTTTCCGTGCAGAAGAATATTTTTCAATATGACCTTCCGGAGGATATTGCTTATGGGAAATCGGTGAGTTTTATTGCAGGCGGTTTATCAAGAAACAGGGAGGTAAAGCCGTATGTGGGAGTTTCCGCATCTTACGGTAATTTTACAAAACTGGGGTATTTTACTCTGAAAGCTCAGTTTGGAAGATTCCTTAATGAGGACAGCCAAAACCGTGAATCTTTCCGTTTAGACGGGACTTATTTCACCCATCTTCAGGACTGGAAATTTGCCAAAGTAAGACATTTTTTTTCTCCTACTTTAGCATTAGGAAATCCTCAACATAATTATTCTTATAAAGACAGAATCAATCTTTCCTCTTCCGATGAGTTTCCTGTCTACAATCCGGATTATATAGGAACTAAAAAAATGGTTTTAAGATATCAGCTTCAGATGTTTATTAATAAAACCTGGAAGAATTTCCATTTCAGTCCTTATTTAACGATGGCAGCCGGCTGGCTGGGAATGCCTGATGAAAAACTTCTGAAAACCCGTACCAATACAAAAATAGGAGTTGGTGTTTTAATTAATAATCCGTTTTTGGTCTTCAACAGAATCCAGATCTCTTTCACCTATTATCCTCATGTGCCGTTTGATGATCATTCAGTTTCTGATTTTAACAGCAACCGGAATAATCTTCTGCCTATGAACAGTTTTGCCACGGAAGTTCCTCATTTTGTTAATTTCGGAAATTGACGGTTAGGGTTTAAATCACAAACAGCTCCCACAAGTGGAAGCTGTTGATCATCAATATATTTATTATTTATTTCTTTATTAATTTGAAACTTTGAGTTTCGTTGTTTACCTGTACAAGATAAACACCAGCCGGCAAGTCAGAGATATTAATTGCTGAGCCATTATCAAAATCTGAGATAGATTTCACTAATGCCCCATTTGTATTATACACCTTGATTTGATTCAATTTTTTCTGATGTTTGATAAATACTTTATCTTTTGCAGGGTTGGGATATAAGCTAATTTTGCTTTCATTGGTTTTTATTTCATTAACCGCAAGAAACTCAGAACAGCTTACCTGAGTAGGGAAATTTTTATCTGCCGTTACTCCATCACTGTTACCCAATTGAAACAGATTATCTGCCCCCCAGGCCCACACAGTAGTATCTTCTTTAACAGCTCCAAAATGATAACCACCAACACGCAGTGCTAATGTTTTCCAGTTGGTATCCGTTCCTACCTGTTGAGGTGCCAGATTAAAGGTGTCACCAGCAGTTCCTCCGGTAATCCCATTATGATTAACTCCAAATGCATAAATCCCATTATCACTTTTCATAATCGCTGAAGCATCCCATGAAGTAGCGATCTGCTTATAGTCAGAAGCAGCTTCAATAGCCTGTGGTGTATAGAAAAACTGTGAACCTGCACCTGCTATTCCTAGTCTTCCATTAGCACTGGATCCCCATCCGAACAATTTCCCTGTTGTTTTAAGACCTAAGACATGATAAACCCCGCAAGAAACATCTTTCCAGTTGTTATCAGTTCCTATCTGCGCAAAATTAACAGCTGCTCCGGAAGTTACTCCGGTACCTGTCTGCCCTTGTACATTGGCACCAGCTGACCAAAGTGTTCCATCTGTTTTAATTCCGAATGAGTTATAGTATCCTGCTGAAGCTTTGTCCCAATTCGTAGCAAGTGAGGTTTCCTGTTGCCAAACATTATAATATCCGAGGGTTGTTCCTGCACCAAGATTTCCCCATTCATTATAACCTGTTCCCCACATCGTACCATCTGTTTTTACAATCATGGTATGGTGATACCCCGCAGAAAAAGATTTAACATTTTCAGAGATCATGACAGGGGAATACTGTGCTGTATTATTGCCGATTCCTAAATTGCCATATTGATTGTCTCCCCATCCGTAAAGCTTGTTATCAGATTTTTTTGCTAAAACAAACCAACGTCCTACAGAGATATCTGTCCAATCATTAGCCGTTCCTATTTGTGTAGGAACCTTCACAATAGTTGCTGCACCAGAACCATTTCCAAGAATACCATTAATATTCTGTCCCCACATCCAAAGTGTTCCATCTTCTTTTAAAGCAACACTAAAGGTTTCTCCCTGTGAGAATTTTTTCCATCCAGTTAAAGAGCACTGGGCATTCATAACACTTAAGCCGAACAAAAACGCAATAAGACTGAGTACTGCGGTTTTCTGCCTGTTTCCGAAAAATACAATTTGTGACATAATTTTTTTTAATTTACCTGACGAATTTATTTCAATTCAATAGGTGCATCCAAAGTATATATGCGCAAAATTCAGAAATCAGCCTATATCAATTAACAATCCGAATAATCATAACCAACTAATTAACAGCATTTAACAAGATTATTATTTAATATTTTTCATTAATATTTGAATTATTTTGCATGGATATAAAATCAGCATAAAATAACATTAAAGTTTCTAAAAAGATATACTTCACCGTACCTCAAACTGCTTTTTACAATATCGTTTATCATCATTCCTGGCAGGATTATTATTGAAATACAGGTATTTCCCACCGTTAAAATCACTATTCCAGTTCCTCTATTAGTCTTTCAAAAAAAGAACTTTCATTCCTACGATTACCGTTTTACAAATAAGCATATTTGATTTTCAGGTAATTAAACTAAATGGTATAGTTTGTTTTTAGTTAAGCTTTACCTCAATTAATTATTCTCGAAATAATTTATACAAACACTCTCAAAAAATATTCGATCTTATTTTATACCGAAGCCCCTTATCATTCGGTTCTTTTCGAAGATAAAATCAATATTGTGGTGTATTGTAATACCCAAAAAGACAGGCCAGCCTATGAAGCGTTAAAATCGCAACATTTTTGTGCGAACCAATACCAATCTGGGGTATTTCATGCATATCTTAGGATACTCTTTACGGAAGACATTTTTGGAGCAAAAAGATTGAATCCTAACGGATACCAAAGCTGATATCAATGCTGTTAGAAATGCCAGTACATATAGAAACACAAAAATAAAGTTTTTCCAAAGCCTAAGATTGGGTGTTGGATAATCCCGAAAAGATTCCCTATGTTTCTTTATATAAGACATACTCATTTATATCATATGGAACCTATAAATCAGGAGATTATTTTCAAAACGAATTTAACCAGCTACTACCATTTCTCAGAAAAAATATTTTGCAATGAATAAAGTGCACTACTTCTTAGTATTAATAATTAATAATTAATAATTATTAATTGATAGCTAATATTTTCAAAAAAAGTATTAACTAATATTTCATAGAATATTAATAACCAATTAATTAAAATAAGCAAAGTGTTAACTGATTATAATACAAGAAATAATATTATATCTGTTTTGTTTAATATAAAACACTATATGCATAAAATTTACTTATCTCCGGTTACAATTATTATATCGTTTACAGCATTATTTTACCTGTTCTGCTCCTGTAATACATCCGGACAAGATGGCAATGATTATCTTTATAAGTTCAATGATGAGGTTTCTGCTGTTAAAAATCAGCCTGAAAAAGTAAAAGCATTAGAAAAAAGAGAGTTGGAGAAATACAGAAAAAGCGGTAACCGCCTTTATCTGATCAGCAGTAAATACAGCCATCTTTTTATTAATTTTGGAATTTTTCCTAATGCAGGTGAAATCCCGTACATTTATGAACTTATGTGTCTGAATGACGACCAATATGCCTATATAACGATTGTCTGTAACTTTAACCTGGCCTATCAATTTGAAAATATCTCTCCGGAGCAGTCCATGCAATTTCTGAATAAAGCTATAGAAGCTGATGAAAAGACAGGCAAAATGTTATTATTACCTCACCTGTACCATCTAAAGGGAAAATTATATTTCAATGAAAAAAACTATAGTAAAGCTTTGATTTATTTTAATAAGGCTATGGAAGGTTATATCAGAAGAGGAAGAAAAGATGATACTGTGTATGTAGCCTCTATGTACAATAACATAAGTATGGTCTATCAAAAGGTGAACAATATAGAATTGGGTATCAAAAATGCACAGAAAGGCATTGATATTTTAAGGAAAAAGAAAAATCTTAATCAGGAAGAAGAATATTATATTCACTATTTCAGTGGTAATCTTGCTACTTATTTTATAGAGCAACAGGATTATTTAAAGGCAGAAAAATTATTAGCAGCAGAATTAGAGTTTTGTAAAGATCGAGAAGTTTATTATAAGGATGCTATTGCTTCTTCACGGCGTTTGATTGATATTTATACCATTACCGGAGAAAAACAGAAGCATAATGCCGTTATTAATTTCCTGATCAATCTGGAACCTAAAATAAAATCCATCCATTATAAAATAGCCACCAATGAGATTCTTCAGAGTTATTATCTGAAAATGGATGATCTTCAAAACTTAAAAATGGTTTCAAAAAGGATGGAATCTCTACAGCGTGAGCAGAATTCAATTTCTGAAAAGAAACTGCACAAGGTTTCTGATGCATTATATCAATATGTATTAAAAAAAATATACGAGGAATATGATCATAAAATGGATGACAACAAAAAGAGAAACTGGTTTCTTCTGGTCCTTGCATTATTTATCGTTTTATTCTTAATTTGGTTAATCTGGTATACTAAAAAGAAAAATAAAACAGAAAAAGAACTTCTGGAACAACAAAAGCTTCTACTGGAAGACAATAAAAAATTACTGGAAAAGGATGTACAGCTGCAAAAAGAAAAAAATAAAAATCTCCACTTAAGTCTTAATCTGAAAATTGAAACCGAAAAAGCTCTTCTTGAGAATCTGAAAAAGATAAGAAGAACAAAAAAAACCGATGTAGAAGAGAGTTTGAAGGAATTACAGTTCAAAATCAACAACCTGATCCAGATTGATAATAAAAACTATGATTTTATGAATGAAAGTTCGTTGGAAAACAAGCTCTTTACGGAAAAACTTTCTCATCAATTTCCTTGTCTTACAGAACAGGAACTTAATTTATGTGTTTATTTCAAGCTCAATCTTTCATCCAAAGAAGTTTCTTTGCTTGAAGGAATTACTTCGGGAAGTGTAAGGGTATACAAAACCAAAATCAAATCAAAAATTGGATTAGGAAAAGAACAAAAATTGGACGATTTTCTCAATACAATCTAAATTAAAAGCCTGCTACCCTTCTAAAATGTAATCCCCCCCTCTTCAAGTGGCTGCATTTAATGTTGTATTATTGGCTATTAAGATTCTTTCCAGGTCAGGGAAGGATCTGTTCTTTCATGTTCATAATAATATTTTACTGCTTTTAAAGCCAAATCGAGAGCTACATTGATGTTTGAAGAAAATGGCCCGAATTGGTCACCTATAACAATATCTTTATAATCTTTGTTATCTTGTTCTTTTATATTTGTTAAATCAAAAAACTCTCCACTACCACAGTAGGTGATAGAATATACTCATCGTATCCACCACCGATCAATAAATATCCAATGGAACTATCCATTAATACTTGTGTAAGCTCTTTTTGATTTAGTTTTAAAATGCGATTTTCAACTTGATATAGCTATTATTTTAAAAATTGCAGCAGTTCTACAACTTAGAAATAAAATACTGTAAATCAAATATTTAAATAAACAATTTTCATCATTTCCAGATCTGTAAAGCTGCCCCATTGTCATTCAACCAATGAGGAAGAATGTCTGAGGTTAAATTTCCAGATTATATACATTGAATTTCTATTTTTTATATAGCCAGGCTAATATTTTTTTCCCGGATATGCCCTTTGTAATTCATATATATTAAGTAATCCCTTTTGCTGCAGTAAATATAACTTTCATCTTCAGACAAAGCCAATAACACTTCTTCTTTTTTGACTTTAATATTGTCTTTTATTCAATCACTTTTAAACTAATTTAAATACAACTGAATAAGGCAGAACAAAACGCACAGATTCTACATAACTAACTAAAAATCAAACACACTTATTTGTAAAAACGTTTATTGGCATCTTGTTATTATTCAAAAATTTACATCTGAAAATTTCGGAAATCGTCCCATATGTTCTTTGCTAAAGAATATGAATTATCTTAATTATGCGCCTGAGAAATAATATGCTTGATAGCAAATCTGCAGCAAAAAAACGGAACAGAAATATTAAACACCCTGCACTAGCTTCCGTAAAACGTCTATGATTTGAATTTTTAATACGTTATTCCGGCATAAGTATTTTTACACCTGCTTTTTATGTTCTAAAGTTTCTAAATCATAAAAAATACCCAAAATATTCTCTCAATCAGATTGACGATAGCACCATCAGAAATAGATATAAAAATACAGGAAAAATGAACTTTAAAAACATTCATATAGGATCCCTGATCAGTCAGAGAGTAGCAGAATGTGGAATAGAAATTTCCCGTATCTGTAACTTTATGAAGCTTGAAGAAAAAGAAATAAAAAAAATGTATCAGGAAAAAATCCTTGATACCAAAGTCCTTCTGAAATGGAGCAAACTTCTGGAGCATGATTTTTTCAGGATCTACTCCCAGCATCTTATTCTGTATGCTCCTCCCCCACATCCGCAGGTTCTAAAAGTGGAATCACAGCTGCCGCAATTCCGGAAAAATATATACACCAAAGAGATTATAGATTTCATTCTTGCACAGATTCAATCTGAAGAGATGAGCCGGAATCAGGTCATAGAACAATATAAAATACCCAAAACAACACTCTATAAATGGATGGCAAGAAACAAAAAACAGAAGTAAAAACAATAAAAAAACGATTCTAAAAAACAAATAATGAAAAAACAAAAACTACTTTTTATCCTGTTGCTCTTTCTGGGTAATGTGATACTTTACGCACAGTGTAGTATCAATGCAGGAGGGAATGCCACGATATGCGGTACATCCTATACCCTACAGGGAAGTTCATCCGGCAGTACAAACGGGACACCAGTCTGGACACTGGTATCTAAACCTTCCGGAGCACCGGACCCGGTTATAAGCAACATTAATTCCCTGACCCCCAATGTTACGGGAATGACTTATCCAGGCAATTATGTATTTCAGGTGGCACAGAGCTGTAACCCTTCCGGAACAGTAACCTCACAGGTAACCATTACAGCACCTGGAGATACCTCTACCTTTACCGCAGGCCCGGATATTACGGGCATACCTGCAACCACAGGAGTAGCTGCACTCAATGCTACCATCCCGGCAGGATATACCGCATCATGGACATATTATAACATTTTCAGTTTTGAATCTAATGGAACTATTGCTACAACTAATGCCACGATGAGCAACACCACAACAGCAAGTCCTACATTAACGCTTACCAATAAAGCGGATCATACAACAGATCCTGCTTACCGTGCTGTACTGAGGATCACCTCCGTTAATAACCCGAGTTGTTGGTATGAGGATGATGCAATCGTTAGGTTCATCCCGAATCCCAATATGACATTTCCTGCCACTTCTAGTCAATGTGTAACACCTGGTACTAGCGGTGCTTCATTTTATTATGATGCTAATTCAACTTCACCAAAATTTTCAACATCTACGACTAATTCATCGGGAAATTCTTCTTTCGGGACAACCGTTACCATGACTGTGGTAAGCCAGCCGGCTGGGGGGAATATTCAGTATTCCCGTATAGAGAACGGAAGACTTTACTTTTCAGGAATTACGACTACAGGTGCTTATACATTCGATCTTACTATTTCGAATACCTTAGGCAGCTATACCAAAAGACTTACTTATAACTTTAATGGTACCCAGCCTGGCTTTTTAGATTTTATAGATCCGGCATATCCCAATCAGATGGAGATTTTCAGTAATGTAGGTAGTGCAGGATCATTATATTGTAATATGGTGGGTTCTACAGCACCTATTACTTTTTACTTTCAGATTAATTCAGCAGACCCTCCTACTACCATAACTTCAATAGCACCTTCCGGCGTAATCCCTTCAGGAGGAACACTATCTATAGTAGAAACTGGTGCAGGAACTATGAATAGAAGCGTAACCCTTACACCACCGTCTGGAGGATGGAGGGCAGGAACCTACAGATTTAACATTAATGTTGTTGGTGCTGGAGGTTGTAGCAGAACACCTTATTATTATGTTCATATATCAGATAATACCCGTCCTGCCGTTAATGTCGACAACATTACGGTATGTTATCCGGGATCTGGGGTGGTATCGGCAACAGTACCATTACCTACAAGATATCAGACAACAACAGCAAATCCAAGTTATTTTCAGGATTTTGCAGGAAGATATGATTTCACTCTGGTTTCAGGTCCTGCAGGGGCAGCTGCTCCTACTTATGAGGCTACTACCGCAAGATCATTTACCAGCGCATCTACACAAATCAACAATCTCAATAAACCAGGAGAATATGTTTTCAGAATAAAGGCTGCCGGCAGTAGTGGTTCTCAGGGGTTTATAAATGCAGAATACCTATGTGCAGGAACCTCATCCGAGGATACATTCTCCATATTTGTATCTGCGCAGGTAGGTTCTAATGCAGGATCTGCCCAGACTTTGGTTGGAACTACCCAGACTACTTTCAATGGGAACAATCCGGGAGTTGCCACAGGTGCATGGACATTGTTATCCAAGCCTGCGGGTGCTACCGATCCTGTAATTGTAACACCATCAGCTTACAACACCAATGTTACAGGATTCAATACTCCGGGGGTATATACCTTCCGATGGACCGTTACCACAGGTACTTGTATAAGTACAAGTGATTTGACGGTTAATGTGGTGGCTCCGTCTCCCGGAGGTATAGCGGCAGCTGTATGGTACAAGGCAGATGCAGGTGTATATTCTGATGCAGGTACAACCGCAGCAGCAGATAATACTGCTGTTCAGCAATGGAATGATCAGATGGGAACAGGCCGTAACCTTTTACAGACTACCGCTGCACAAAAGCCGGCTTTCTCTAACCAAAGCACACTGGCTAACTTCAACCCTACCGTAACTTTTAATGCCGATTTTATGGCTGCTGATCCGGGAAGCGGAAATGAAATTATAACCCGTACCCAGGGAAGCATCTATATTGCCGGTAAAATGAATACTGTTGGAGCCTCAAAAACCTCTTTTGCAGGTTTTGACCAGACCATGAATTATCCGGGATTGAGTACTTCCAATACTAATCCAAGTGATAAGCTGATGTTTTACAGTGGAGGTACTTACAATTCGATATCTACCAATTTGTTTGTTACCCAAAAGCCTTTCGTTGCAGGTTCTTCATGGCTGAACGGAGGTGGTACACCTAATACCAATGTATTAGCGAAAGTATGGTTAGACGGTAACGAAAATATCTACAACAATACATCCTCGAATGTTAATACCGGTAATGGGTTACGCATTTTCAGGGTAGGTGGTGATACTGACTGGGGAAGCCTTGACGGGCAGTTGAATGAAACGATTGTATTTGCCAATCCTCTTTCCGCTTCAGAAAAAGCCCGTGTAGATTCTTATTTATCCGTTAAATGGGGATCAACATTGACAGGAGATTATGTAAGCTCCGATAATACTGTGGTGTGGACTACTTCCCCTATCTATCAGAATAATATTCTGGGTATTGCAAGGGATAATATTTCTGTTTTATACCAGAAACAATCGCGAAGTGAAAATATCGACCAGAAGCTGATCATAGGCGCAGGAAGTTCATTAGCAAATACCAATGCGGCAAACACCAATACCCTTACAGATAGACAATTCCTTCTTGCCGGTGATAACGGACTGGAGCAAAAGCTTAAAATACCTCTGTCTTATACAACTGGTTCCAACGGTGTTGCCAACACCCGTTTCGAATCTATCTGGAAAGTACAGAATACCAATTCGGTAGGTACGGTAACGGTTGCATGGCCTAAAGATGTTAGCAATCTCTACTTGGTACAATCTACCGATGCAGTTTTTGACGGTACCGATACCTTTACCCCAATGGTAACAGAAGTTACCGTAAACGGTGTAGTGTACAATACAACCAATGTAACTTTAGCAAACGGACAATATTTTACTTTTGCAGGCTTTGTACCGAACTATTGTGTTAACGGCTGTAATCCAAACACCTTTGTAAATAGTTCAGACCCTAATACCATAGAATACGACAATATAGTATCTATCTTTCATTCTACGATAGTAAAAGAAGGTGATGGAAGCTTTAAAACATGGGGAGCTATGGCTGCCCCTAACGGAACTTCACACTTGTTAGTCCCAACACCAATAACCTCCGCAAATGGTTTTAATTATACAGGAACACCGCTGAAAGCAACCGGAGGTATGAATGTAGTAGCTGGTTTACCGGAACAACATGCTTTATTAACTACC
This region of Chryseobacterium vaccae genomic DNA includes:
- a CDS encoding BamA/TamA family outer membrane protein is translated as MTRSIITLILFLCGFFFLNAQEKKDSLYYKIEEFSDKRKVTKFIHRFIFRREADSSSVKSRTEKLLQETYNKRYIRNVRIETIDPFGYGSQNHKEKLKWYDWVADKLHSATKASTVNNYLLFKKGEEYNAQKLYESERLLRTMPFINRVNISVSDSTSGKDSIDVVVKILDSWSLKPSLSYSGSKIGLGIREENVLGLGHTLDFLYRNDSKEKQNYLLGSYTTYNLFGTYINAQILGERDFLKNERINFNMRRDFFSPLTKWAGGFTFEYFMRNVSLPTETDTTFPEGQIKVYSQDLWGGYQIPVSSDPGEKVASNIAIIGRFQNYQYKDSPEIDQYRYFSSYNSFLMSVGLISRKFSVQKNIFQYDLPEDIAYGKSVSFIAGGLSRNREVKPYVGVSASYGNFTKLGYFTLKAQFGRFLNEDSQNRESFRLDGTYFTHLQDWKFAKVRHFFSPTLALGNPQHNYSYKDRINLSSSDEFPVYNPDYIGTKKMVLRYQLQMFINKTWKNFHFSPYLTMAAGWLGMPDEKLLKTRTNTKIGVGVLINNPFLVFNRIQISFTYYPHVPFDDHSVSDFNSNRNNLLPMNSFATEVPHFVNFGN
- a CDS encoding transposase; amino-acid sequence: MNFKNIHIGSLISQRVAECGIEISRICNFMKLEEKEIKKMYQEKILDTKVLLKWSKLLEHDFFRIYSQHLILYAPPPHPQVLKVESQLPQFRKNIYTKEIIDFILAQIQSEEMSRNQVIEQYKIPKTTLYKWMARNKKQK
- a CDS encoding T9SS type A sorting domain-containing protein; translated protein: MSQIVFFGNRQKTAVLSLIAFLFGLSVMNAQCSLTGWKKFSQGETFSVALKEDGTLWMWGQNINGILGNGSGAATIVKVPTQIGTANDWTDISVGRWFVLAKKSDNKLYGWGDNQYGNLGIGNNTAQYSPVMISENVKSFSAGYHHTMIVKTDGTMWGTGYNEWGNLGAGTTLGYYNVWQQETSLATNWDKASAGYYNSFGIKTDGTLWSAGANVQGQTGTGVTSGAAVNFAQIGTDNNWKDVSCGVYHVLGLKTTGKLFGWGSSANGRLGIAGAGSQFFYTPQAIEAASDYKQIATSWDASAIMKSDNGIYAFGVNHNGITGGTAGDTFNLAPQQVGTDTNWKTLALRVGGYHFGAVKEDTTVWAWGADNLFQLGNSDGVTADKNFPTQVSCSEFLAVNEIKTNESKISLYPNPAKDKVFIKHQKKLNQIKVYNTNGALVKSISDFDNGSAINISDLPAGVYLVQVNNETQSFKLIKK
- a CDS encoding tetratricopeptide repeat protein, whose product is MHKIYLSPVTIIISFTALFYLFCSCNTSGQDGNDYLYKFNDEVSAVKNQPEKVKALEKRELEKYRKSGNRLYLISSKYSHLFINFGIFPNAGEIPYIYELMCLNDDQYAYITIVCNFNLAYQFENISPEQSMQFLNKAIEADEKTGKMLLLPHLYHLKGKLYFNEKNYSKALIYFNKAMEGYIRRGRKDDTVYVASMYNNISMVYQKVNNIELGIKNAQKGIDILRKKKNLNQEEEYYIHYFSGNLATYFIEQQDYLKAEKLLAAELEFCKDREVYYKDAIASSRRLIDIYTITGEKQKHNAVINFLINLEPKIKSIHYKIATNEILQSYYLKMDDLQNLKMVSKRMESLQREQNSISEKKLHKVSDALYQYVLKKIYEEYDHKMDDNKKRNWFLLVLALFIVLFLIWLIWYTKKKNKTEKELLEQQKLLLEDNKKLLEKDVQLQKEKNKNLHLSLNLKIETEKALLENLKKIRRTKKTDVEESLKELQFKINNLIQIDNKNYDFMNESSLENKLFTEKLSHQFPCLTEQELNLCVYFKLNLSSKEVSLLEGITSGSVRVYKTKIKSKIGLGKEQKLDDFLNTI